The nucleotide window GTTGGTTACAGTCTGATTGCCACCGTCAATAGCCGCCCGACCTATTGTCTGGACGACCTTACGAATCCTGCTTCTCTAACCCGGCTTTGCGGGCGCCATGCTCATTCCTGAGCTTGGGTTCAAGAAATCGGCCACAAGATACATTGTGATTCTGCTGTGAAACAGCGGCGGCGAGAACTCATCTCGGCCGTCGATATGAACTAAGCAACCTTTGCCGGACGGTGCCGCTGTTGTGTCCGCGAACTGCAAACAATACATCGTATTGCGATATGTATTGAGAAATGATAGGCTCGCGTTCAATTGAGAGAAATATTGTCCGAGCAGGCTCGAGGCGCATAGATAGATCGACCAAAGATACTTCCGGAGAAATGGGACCCAATTTTGTGATGACAAACACCCCCGTATTTGACTCCAGTTGGCAGTTCAGGATCTTCTCAAACGGCAAAAGAACCCTTGCAGCACTCATTGCCGTTTTTCTTCTTAACGTTTTCGTAATTAACATGGCTGGTGCTAACGCGCAAACCACAAGCACGAACCTTTTTGGAACCGGCTTAACGGCTCCCACGGGCGCTCAAGTCCTGAGTGGGACGGCGATCAATCCAACGACCGGTAATTCCGTCCGGCACGTCTGGGTAACCGATGCTGCTTTGGGACTGTGCCGCATTGATCCCGATATCGACACGCCTGGTGCTCACTCAATTAACCTGGCTACTTGTCTCGTATCTCAGGTCCGGCCAAGCATCCTGACGTTTGATCCTGAAAACAGCCTTCTGTACACGGCGGATACCGGCAAACTGGGCCTGGTGAGCCTGCATTATCTTTCCGCGGGTGATAACGGACAGGGATCGATTGACCAGCTTGGCATCACTGCCGTAGCAGTGAACTGCGGGATTTTCGGAAATCAGCCGGATAGTCTAGCGCTTGGACCTGATGCCGCCATGTATATCGGCTTCAGGAAGAACGGGAACATTGTCCGCGTACCCGCGCCGGACCGACAGACCGTTCCCTGCAGCGACGTTCAGAGTGTTGCCAACATCCCCAGCAATAAGCGTAACTTGGCTCTCGGATGGATGGGTCACACCTTGTTCGGCGTCGATACGATCTCTGCCTACGAGATCCCGGATGCAGACCAATGCAAAATTGCAAACAATGGCTGCACGGGAACCAGCGTTTTGCCGGTAACCGCCGGCGCTTCGCTAATGATCAGCGATCAACAGGGTACGTCTCTGAACGGAAACAATCTATTTTTCTCTGACGGCACGACCGTGACCCAGATAGCCAATGTGGCGATCGGGCTGAGTAATGCCCAGACCACTACAAACTATGGTGGCGCGGACTTCTCATTCATCAGCGCTCTGGCGCTGGATACTGTTGATCCGGCCAATCCAATCCTGTTCGTGGCGGATGATCCCAGCAATGGAGTCACGCCGGGGAACGGAAGATTGTTCCAGGTTGTGCTCACTCCAGGGCCTGTCGCTCCTTCGACTCCTATTAATGTTAAGGCAACTGCGAGCGATGGGCAGGCTACAGTAAGCTGGACGGAACTCTCAGGCGGAGGCGCTGTTACCAGTTACACGGTGCATAATTCCTTCGCCTCGAATGGAATCACAGTTCCCGACGTTATTGTCGCGCCGCCCGCAGGCAGCACAGTTCCACCCACCAGTGCATTGATTACGGGACTCATCAATGGCGTTACGTATCAATTCGAAGTCAGCGCGGCCAATGATATCGGCGTAAGCCCATTCTCGCTGCCGAGTAATTCGGTAACGCCACACGCCATCACGGTTCCTGGCGCGCCTACTGCGGTAACCGCAAACGCCGGAAACGCGCAAGCCGGCGTTTCCTGGACCGCTCCAGCGGACGATGGTGGATCGCCAATTACGTCTTACACAGTGACCGCTCTGGTTGGAGGAATTGCAACTGGAACACCGGTCACGGTGGCGGCACCGGCAACCAGTGCGGTGGTCGCCGGACTTACGAACGGGACCACCTACACATTTATTGTTCATGCAACCAACGGAATCGGCTCAGGGCCGGATTCGGCGCTCTCCAACGGCGTGACACCTTCAGTTTCGGCAGGACTACCCGATCTTAGTCTCGCCATTACCGGAGCCACTTCTGTCCCGACCGGATCGAATGTCATTTACACGCTCGCGGTCACCAACACCGGAGCCGGACCCGCGCCGGCCGTGGTGCTCAGCAATACGCTTCCCATATCGGGCGCGACCTTCGTATCGGTAAGTACAAGCCAGGGCGTTTGCACAGCAGGCGGCACTCTGATCAACTGCAATCTCGGAGCGCTCGACGTTAGCGTGGTTGCCAAAGTGACCATCACGCTCAACGTCACGGCGCAGATCACCGACTCAGCCAGTGTTCAGGCCTTCGATGCGACTGGCACCGCATTGACTGACCCCACACCGGCCAACAACAGCGCTTCCATTACTACTGTGATCGCTGCCCCAACGACGACAACTGACATCCAGGTTACCGGTTCACCGGCAAACGGTGGACCGAGCGTCAACACTGCCGATTTCATCAACTGGCAGGTCAGGAATAATCAGACTACTGTGGCCAACAACGTAGTGTTCGCCGCAACTCTGCCCAGCGGAGTGATCTACAGCTCGGTCAGCGGAAGCCTGGGAGTTACCTGCACCGGACCGGCGCCGGGAACGGCGGGCGGAACCGTCTCTTGCAGTTTGGCTAGCCTTGCTGGAAGCCAAACAATGCAGGTGACCTTGAACTTCACCGTAGCCGCAGCCGGTTCGCTGCCGTTTACCGGCTCTGCAACATTCGACGGAACAGACACGAACCCTGCCAACAACTCAGCCGCGGTCGTCATCAACGCAAAATAAAGACTCGTAATAGCTATTAGCTGCTGGGTTCCACCCGGCAGCTTTTTTTGCGTCCGGGATTTTACGCTAACGTGTTGTGCATGTTCCCTCCAACAACGTGAGGAAACTTACCACCAAAAAAATCTGTCCCTGTCGAGAGGCTGGTTGTAATCGATCAACAAATCGCTGATCTCAGAAATAGCAGTTGTTGATGTGTACGTAGCGGTGTCAAGCCCGTCAGTTGCCGGCCCGCTCGATGTATAGGAAAAATAAAACTTATTTCAATCTATCTACAGAAAAAACAAAAATTCGCTTTCAAAAGCCGCACGGTTGGGGACAAGGATTTCAGATGAGGGACTCGCTCGTGACGTTCCAAAGTTGAAATGCGATTGTCTTCAACGGGTTATACGGGTGCGAAAGGCACAAGTCAGGATTGACTTGTTTGAAATCAGGAGTCGACGGACAGCTAGGCTGCGATAATGAAGTAGTGTCCGATATATTTCATTAATTGGCCGCTACTGTCGAGCAATGGATTTCTCTCAACTACTTCAGGATCATCTCTGCCCGATACCTTCCGTGTGAGCGTATTTTGTGGGCAAGCTGTTGATTCGA belongs to Terriglobia bacterium and includes:
- a CDS encoding fibronectin type III domain-containing protein; this encodes MAGANAQTTSTNLFGTGLTAPTGAQVLSGTAINPTTGNSVRHVWVTDAALGLCRIDPDIDTPGAHSINLATCLVSQVRPSILTFDPENSLLYTADTGKLGLVSLHYLSAGDNGQGSIDQLGITAVAVNCGIFGNQPDSLALGPDAAMYIGFRKNGNIVRVPAPDRQTVPCSDVQSVANIPSNKRNLALGWMGHTLFGVDTISAYEIPDADQCKIANNGCTGTSVLPVTAGASLMISDQQGTSLNGNNLFFSDGTTVTQIANVAIGLSNAQTTTNYGGADFSFISALALDTVDPANPILFVADDPSNGVTPGNGRLFQVVLTPGPVAPSTPINVKATASDGQATVSWTELSGGGAVTSYTVHNSFASNGITVPDVIVAPPAGSTVPPTSALITGLINGVTYQFEVSAANDIGVSPFSLPSNSVTPHAITVPGAPTAVTANAGNAQAGVSWTAPADDGGSPITSYTVTALVGGIATGTPVTVAAPATSAVVAGLTNGTTYTFIVHATNGIGSGPDSALSNGVTPSVSAGLPDLSLAITGATSVPTGSNVIYTLAVTNTGAGPAPAVVLSNTLPISGATFVSVSTSQGVCTAGGTLINCNLGALDVSVVAKVTITLNVTAQITDSASVQAFDATGTALTDPTPANNSASITTVIAAPTTTTDIQVTGSPANGGPSVNTADFINWQVRNNQTTVANNVVFAATLPSGVIYSSVSGSLGVTCTGPAPGTAGGTVSCSLASLAGSQTMQVTLNFTVAAAGSLPFTGSATFDGTDTNPANNSAAVVINAK